The following are encoded together in the Rhizobium sp. SSA_523 genome:
- a CDS encoding response regulator produces MADLRPILLVEDSPRDLELTLAAFEKCQLANEVVVARDGAEALDYLTCSGIYHNRAHRDPAVVLLDLKLPKVDGLEVLERVKRDEALRHIPIVMLTSSREEQDLVRSYELGVNAFVVKPVEFTAFFQAIQDLGVFWALLNEPPPGYSSNAKL; encoded by the coding sequence TTGGCTGATTTAAGACCTATCCTGCTTGTCGAGGATAGTCCTCGCGATCTCGAGCTGACCTTGGCGGCATTCGAGAAATGCCAGCTTGCCAATGAGGTCGTCGTGGCCCGCGACGGCGCGGAAGCTCTGGATTACCTGACCTGTTCAGGCATTTATCACAATCGCGCGCATCGGGATCCGGCCGTGGTGCTGCTGGACCTGAAATTGCCGAAAGTGGACGGGCTGGAAGTTCTCGAACGGGTCAAGCGCGATGAGGCGCTGCGCCATATCCCGATCGTCATGCTCACCTCGTCGCGCGAGGAGCAGGATCTGGTGCGCAGCTACGAACTCGGCGTCAATGCCTTCGTGGTCAAGCCGGTCGAGTTCACGGCCTTCTTCCAGGCGATACAGGATCTGGGCGTCTTCTGGGCGCTTTTGAACGAGCCGCCTCCGGGATATTCCAGCAATGCCAAACTCTAA
- a CDS encoding response regulator yields the protein MDLKLSSNRPTILVLEDDVLLAMDMEDHLVDLGYSVAGPFGRIDQVLKALPELDIVGAVVDLNLNGELSFPVIEALGQRQVPVIVCSGYAELPEVKSKLAGVPLIAKPWSPDKMERLVADVFNPICRKVG from the coding sequence GTGGATCTAAAACTAAGTTCAAACCGTCCGACCATCCTTGTTCTGGAAGATGATGTTCTTCTGGCGATGGACATGGAAGATCATCTGGTCGATCTCGGTTATTCCGTCGCCGGCCCCTTCGGCCGGATCGACCAGGTCTTGAAGGCTCTGCCGGAGCTCGACATCGTCGGCGCCGTGGTCGACCTCAATTTGAACGGTGAGTTGTCTTTCCCCGTCATCGAGGCGCTCGGCCAGCGTCAGGTCCCGGTGATCGTCTGCAGCGGCTATGCCGAACTTCCCGAGGTGAAATCGAAACTTGCCGGAGTTCCGTTGATCGCCAAGCCGTGGAGCCCCGACAAGATGGAGCGCCTAGTGGCCGATGTCTTTAACCCGATCTGCCGAAAGGTCGGCTGA
- a CDS encoding FadR/GntR family transcriptional regulator has translation MGLLETAIAGKKRGSSHAHVVAELGKAIVSGDISEGAILPGDAELSQRFAVSRTVLREAMKTLAAKRLIEPKAKVGTRVLPRANWNFFDPDVLEWRCEAGIDLAFIEHLAEIRTALEPAAAAAAALRATSDDIVALYAIAAKFDEPSHTPETIAKVDLEFHLAIARMSGNPFMRSASGLIEAALSIAFQLSSPAASPDMLEEIASNHLRIAHAIASRDPEKAVAAMRNVIEVGRTRMHRSMAPDPVVQQDASG, from the coding sequence GTGGGGCTTCTGGAAACGGCGATTGCCGGTAAAAAGCGTGGCAGCAGTCATGCTCACGTCGTCGCGGAACTGGGCAAGGCAATCGTTTCGGGCGATATATCCGAAGGCGCTATTCTGCCGGGAGATGCCGAGCTGTCGCAGCGATTCGCCGTATCCCGCACCGTCTTGCGCGAGGCGATGAAAACGCTGGCGGCCAAGCGGCTGATCGAGCCCAAGGCGAAGGTCGGAACCCGCGTCCTGCCGCGCGCGAACTGGAATTTCTTCGATCCCGACGTGCTCGAGTGGCGATGCGAAGCCGGCATCGATCTCGCTTTCATCGAGCATCTGGCGGAGATCCGCACCGCGCTCGAGCCGGCAGCCGCCGCCGCGGCGGCTCTGCGCGCCACGTCGGACGATATTGTTGCACTTTACGCGATCGCTGCAAAATTCGACGAGCCGTCCCATACGCCCGAGACGATCGCCAAGGTCGATCTGGAATTCCACCTCGCTATTGCCCGGATGTCTGGCAATCCCTTCATGCGCTCGGCCAGCGGCCTGATCGAGGCCGCACTGTCGATCGCCTTCCAGCTCTCCTCGCCCGCAGCCTCGCCGGACATGCTGGAGGAAATCGCCAGCAATCACCTGCGCATCGCTCATGCCATTGCCTCGCGCGATCCGGAAAAGGCTGTCGCAGCCATGCGCAACGTCATCGAGGTCGGCCGGACCCGCATGCACAGATCCATGGCTCCCGATCCGGTGGTGCAGCAGGATGCAAGCGGTTGA
- a CDS encoding ATP-binding protein, whose amino-acid sequence MQPTHQDLDLCAQEPIHIPGAIQPHGALFAMRAQDGVVVQCSANISEYLGDGVALGRPVEAPIADRLPAMKAWYATDEASYQSLIAEGELSLVAHRSGPLIVVEVERTERRSLDEMFGALRNFTQSLAVQRDIPQSLVVAANFVRELTGFDRTLVYRFDEDWNGHVVAEANNGRLPVYLDLRFPSSDIPAQARTLYTVNRLRIIPDVGYRPVPVLQAQSADGEAVLDMSLAQLRSVSPVHLEYMRNMGTASSMSVSIMVDGRFWGLLSCHSAEPHLVPHATREICDFVSQSLAMRISALARAEEAAGRVELTSITNGLLNAMAAQPDWVDGLLGAGDRLLAQVNAAGAAVVTQEDVRSFGTVPDHDAVTKLATWLEGRTDDGFFATDSLSRHYPDAEDLAERGSGVLAVSISAVHNSWLIWFRPELVRSVTWGGNPHKIVQESGRIHPRQSFEAWKELVRRQAAPWRSAELSAAQELRTAIVGIVLRKAEELAQLASELKRSNKELEAFSYSVSHDLRAPFRHIVGFAQLLRERETSLDPKSQHYLQTISEAALSAGKLVDDLLAFSQLGRASINTKPVDMNKLVVEVVKSVTLTAGDRDIEWSISPLPDAFGDATLLRQVWFNIVDNAVKYTSPRAQAKIAIEGRADGDSFVYSVRDNGVGFDMTYVGKLFGVFQRLQRAEDFDGTGIGLALARRIIERHNGTITAEGEVERGACFTFTLPRQVEKERVIG is encoded by the coding sequence TTGCAGCCCACCCATCAGGATCTCGATCTGTGCGCACAGGAGCCGATCCATATCCCGGGTGCGATCCAGCCGCACGGCGCGCTGTTTGCCATGCGCGCGCAAGATGGCGTTGTGGTGCAATGCAGTGCCAATATTTCCGAGTATCTGGGGGATGGCGTCGCGCTCGGCAGGCCCGTTGAGGCTCCGATAGCCGACCGGCTGCCGGCCATGAAAGCCTGGTATGCGACCGACGAAGCCTCCTACCAATCCTTGATCGCGGAAGGCGAGCTCAGCCTGGTTGCACATCGCTCCGGCCCGCTGATCGTGGTGGAAGTGGAGCGAACTGAGCGTCGGTCGCTCGACGAAATGTTCGGCGCGCTGCGCAATTTCACCCAGAGCCTTGCCGTTCAGCGCGACATTCCGCAATCGCTGGTGGTGGCGGCAAATTTCGTGCGCGAGCTGACAGGGTTCGACCGCACGCTCGTCTATCGGTTCGACGAGGACTGGAACGGTCACGTCGTGGCCGAAGCCAATAATGGCCGGCTCCCCGTCTATCTCGATCTCCGCTTTCCCAGCAGCGATATCCCGGCCCAGGCCAGGACTCTCTATACGGTCAACCGGTTGAGGATCATTCCCGATGTCGGCTATAGGCCGGTTCCGGTCTTGCAGGCGCAATCGGCAGATGGCGAAGCCGTGCTGGACATGAGCCTTGCACAATTGCGCAGCGTGTCGCCGGTCCATCTGGAATACATGCGCAATATGGGTACGGCGTCGTCCATGTCCGTCTCGATCATGGTGGATGGGCGCTTCTGGGGTCTGCTTTCCTGCCACAGCGCGGAGCCGCATCTGGTTCCACATGCCACGCGCGAGATCTGCGATTTCGTCAGCCAGTCGCTCGCCATGCGGATCTCGGCCCTGGCCCGGGCGGAAGAGGCGGCGGGCCGCGTCGAACTCACCTCGATCACCAATGGCTTGCTGAATGCCATGGCGGCGCAACCCGATTGGGTGGATGGGCTGCTGGGGGCAGGCGACAGGCTTCTCGCCCAGGTGAATGCCGCCGGCGCAGCGGTGGTCACGCAAGAGGATGTCCGCAGCTTCGGGACGGTGCCGGATCATGATGCCGTGACGAAGCTCGCCACCTGGCTCGAGGGGCGGACGGATGATGGTTTCTTCGCGACCGATTCCCTGTCGCGCCATTATCCGGATGCCGAAGATCTGGCGGAGCGAGGAAGCGGCGTTCTGGCTGTCAGCATTTCCGCGGTGCACAACAGCTGGCTCATCTGGTTTCGTCCGGAATTGGTCCGCAGCGTCACATGGGGCGGCAACCCGCACAAGATCGTGCAGGAAAGCGGCCGCATTCATCCGCGCCAGTCTTTCGAAGCGTGGAAGGAGCTCGTGCGGCGCCAGGCCGCGCCATGGCGCAGCGCCGAGCTTTCCGCGGCGCAGGAGCTGCGCACGGCAATCGTCGGCATCGTGCTAAGAAAGGCCGAGGAACTGGCGCAGCTTGCGTCTGAACTCAAGCGGTCCAACAAGGAATTGGAGGCTTTCTCCTATTCGGTCTCCCATGATCTGCGGGCGCCTTTCCGGCATATCGTCGGCTTTGCCCAGCTTCTGCGTGAGCGCGAGACCAGCCTCGATCCGAAATCCCAGCATTACCTCCAGACCATTTCGGAGGCGGCTCTCTCCGCCGGCAAGCTGGTCGACGATCTTTTGGCCTTTTCGCAGCTCGGACGCGCCTCGATCAACACCAAGCCGGTCGATATGAACAAGCTGGTTGTGGAGGTGGTGAAGTCGGTGACCCTGACCGCCGGCGACCGCGACATCGAATGGAGCATTTCGCCCCTGCCGGACGCCTTTGGAGACGCGACGCTGCTGCGGCAGGTCTGGTTCAACATCGTCGACAATGCGGTGAAATACACAAGCCCGCGCGCCCAGGCAAAGATCGCGATCGAGGGTCGTGCGGATGGCGACAGTTTTGTCTACAGCGTCCGCGACAATGGTGTCGGCTTCGACATGACCTATGTGGGAAAATTGTTCGGCGTGTTCCAGCGGTTGCAACGCGCCGAGGATTTCGACGGTACCGGAATTGGTCTGGCGCTGGCGCGGCGAATCATAGAACGGCACAATGGAACGATAACGGCGGAAGGCGAGGTGGAACGAGGCGCGTGCTTCACCTTTACCCTGCCGAGACAGGTGGAGAAGGAACGCGTTATTGGCTGA
- the araD1 gene encoding AraD1 family protein, with product MLRLLQVAVEGQVRVVAWDGEGEARIVNGVDATYDLAQKAIAARQSLAECVASQGLGAVVDLRAAESEGRLGLPVAHPDPAHFIVAGTGLTHLGSADGRDKMHKAAQAAEKPTDSMRMFLMGVEGGKPQAGAVGVQPEWFYKGDGSQLKATGEDLVSPAFALDGGEEPELAAIYMIGPDGTPYRLGFCLANEFSDHVTEKGNYLWLAHSKLRQASLGPELLVGELPQHVEGTSRVRRGDDVIFEKPFLSGEANMSHTIANLEHHNFKYELFRRPGDLHVHFFGTATLSFSDGIQTQAGDQFEIAAAPFKLTLVNRLAVAAPSPVTIRPL from the coding sequence ATGTTGAGACTTCTGCAGGTGGCCGTTGAGGGGCAGGTGCGCGTTGTCGCTTGGGATGGCGAGGGCGAGGCCCGGATCGTCAATGGCGTCGATGCCACCTACGATCTGGCGCAAAAGGCGATTGCCGCTCGTCAGAGCCTTGCTGAATGCGTGGCAAGCCAGGGCCTCGGGGCCGTGGTCGATCTCCGGGCGGCCGAAAGCGAAGGCCGGCTCGGTCTCCCGGTCGCTCATCCCGATCCGGCGCATTTCATCGTTGCCGGGACAGGCCTCACCCATCTCGGATCCGCGGATGGCCGCGACAAGATGCACAAGGCAGCCCAGGCCGCCGAGAAGCCGACCGATTCCATGCGGATGTTTCTGATGGGCGTCGAGGGCGGCAAGCCGCAGGCGGGCGCCGTTGGCGTTCAGCCGGAATGGTTCTACAAGGGCGACGGGTCGCAGTTGAAGGCGACGGGAGAGGATCTCGTTTCGCCGGCTTTCGCGCTGGACGGCGGGGAAGAGCCGGAGCTGGCGGCCATCTACATGATCGGCCCGGATGGGACGCCCTATCGTCTCGGCTTCTGTCTCGCCAATGAGTTTTCCGACCATGTGACCGAAAAGGGCAATTATCTCTGGCTCGCCCATTCCAAGCTGCGCCAGGCGTCGCTCGGTCCGGAACTGCTGGTCGGAGAGCTTCCGCAGCATGTGGAGGGCACCTCCCGTGTGCGCCGCGGCGACGACGTCATTTTCGAGAAGCCCTTCCTGTCGGGCGAGGCCAATATGTCGCATACCATCGCCAATCTGGAGCATCACAACTTCAAATATGAGCTCTTCCGTCGCCCGGGCGATCTGCATGTGCACTTCTTCGGCACGGCAACCCTCTCCTTCTCGGACGGGATCCAGACCCAGGCCGGCGACCAGTTTGAAATCGCGGCCGCGCCATTTAAGTTGACGCTTGTCAACCGCCTGGCCGTCGCAGCGCCTTCCCCCGTGACCATTCGTCCGTTGTAA
- a CDS encoding SDR family oxidoreductase, protein MNPSKIGKGLAVVTGASSGIGYELAKCAARDGYDLVIAADEEGIHTAAAALKEFGTDVHAIKIDLSSAEGSQRLAAAVQALDRPVDLLLANAGRGLGDAFLDEDLQRALRVVETNITGTISLIHALGHDMRARGEGRILLTGSIAGYMPGSFQAVYNATKAFINSFSLALRDELKGTGVTVTCLMPGPTDTEFFSRADLENTPVGEMKKDDPAMVARIGYEAMMDGDGDVVTGWKNKLQSALANVTPSGVLAAAHRRMAEPKDHGGRTQ, encoded by the coding sequence ATGAATCCGAGCAAGATCGGCAAGGGACTGGCGGTGGTGACCGGCGCCTCCAGCGGTATCGGTTACGAGTTGGCGAAATGCGCGGCGCGCGACGGTTACGATCTGGTGATCGCCGCCGATGAAGAAGGCATTCACACCGCGGCAGCCGCCCTGAAGGAGTTCGGCACCGACGTTCATGCGATCAAGATCGATCTGTCCAGCGCCGAGGGCAGCCAGCGTCTGGCGGCGGCTGTCCAGGCGCTCGACCGTCCAGTGGATCTGCTTCTGGCCAATGCCGGGCGTGGGCTGGGCGATGCCTTCCTGGATGAGGATCTGCAGCGGGCGCTGCGCGTCGTGGAGACCAATATAACGGGAACCATCTCGCTTATCCATGCCCTCGGGCACGACATGCGGGCGCGGGGAGAGGGCCGCATCCTGCTGACCGGATCGATCGCCGGCTACATGCCGGGCAGCTTCCAGGCCGTCTATAATGCGACCAAGGCCTTCATCAACAGCTTCTCGCTGGCTCTGCGCGACGAGTTGAAAGGCACCGGGGTAACCGTCACCTGCCTGATGCCGGGCCCGACAGATACTGAATTTTTCTCCCGTGCCGATCTGGAAAACACGCCCGTCGGTGAGATGAAGAAGGATGACCCGGCCATGGTCGCGCGGATCGGCTACGAGGCGATGATGGACGGCGACGGCGATGTCGTGACCGGCTGGAAGAACAAGCTGCAATCGGCTCTGGCCAATGTCACGCCGTCGGGGGTTCTGGCGGCCGCTCATCGGCGGATGGCCGAACCCAAGGATCACGGCGGCAGAACGCAATAA
- a CDS encoding DUF3072 domain-containing protein: MADNPKTDTSSNTQKDPDEWVSGDEPMTGAQTSYLKTLSEQAHKPEAFAEDLTKAEASKRIDELKQSLDLA, from the coding sequence ATGGCCGACAATCCGAAAACTGACACATCCTCCAATACACAGAAGGATCCGGACGAATGGGTGAGCGGCGATGAGCCGATGACGGGCGCCCAGACATCCTATCTCAAGACCCTGTCGGAACAGGCACACAAGCCCGAAGCCTTTGCGGAAGACCTGACAAAGGCCGAGGCATCCAAGCGGATCGACGAATTGAAGCAATCTCTCGACCTGGCGTGA
- a CDS encoding zinc-dependent alcohol dehydrogenase yields the protein MKALTWHGKHDIRCESVPDPKIVDGRDAIIKVTACAICGSDLHLYDGVMPEMHKCDVMGHETMGEVVEVGRENSKLKVGDRVVIPFTISCGECFFCQRGFFSGCERSNPDSAKVSKLWGNSPAGLFGYSHLLGGYAGGQAEYLRVPFADVGPIKVPDGLTDEQVLFLSDIFPTGYMAAEFCDIKPGDTIAIWGCGPVGQMAIKSAFLLGAERVIAIDTVPERLRMAEASGATTLDFLEDDIYEEIMEMTGGRGADACIDAVGTEADASASWDSRWDRIKVATFLGTDRPHVLRQAIHCCRNFGTVSIVGVYGGFLDKVPMGSAINRGLTFRMAQTPVQRYLPQLMERIVEGQIDPSFVITHRGRLEDGPDLYKTFRDKKDGCIKVVLKP from the coding sequence GTGAAAGCACTCACCTGGCATGGAAAACACGATATCCGCTGCGAAAGCGTGCCTGACCCCAAGATCGTCGACGGCCGGGATGCGATCATCAAGGTCACGGCCTGCGCCATCTGCGGCTCGGACCTCCACCTTTACGATGGCGTCATGCCCGAAATGCACAAATGCGATGTCATGGGCCATGAGACCATGGGCGAGGTGGTGGAAGTCGGCCGCGAAAACAGCAAGCTGAAAGTCGGCGATCGGGTCGTCATCCCCTTCACGATATCCTGCGGCGAGTGCTTCTTCTGCCAGCGGGGCTTCTTCTCCGGTTGCGAACGCTCCAATCCAGATTCAGCGAAAGTTTCAAAGCTCTGGGGAAATTCTCCGGCCGGACTGTTCGGATATTCGCATCTTCTCGGCGGCTATGCGGGCGGGCAGGCGGAATATCTGCGCGTGCCCTTTGCCGATGTCGGTCCCATCAAGGTTCCGGACGGGCTGACGGACGAGCAAGTTCTCTTTCTGTCGGATATCTTTCCGACGGGTTACATGGCGGCTGAATTCTGCGACATCAAGCCGGGCGATACCATTGCGATCTGGGGATGCGGCCCGGTTGGCCAGATGGCCATCAAATCGGCGTTCCTGCTCGGTGCGGAGCGCGTCATTGCCATCGATACGGTACCCGAACGCCTGCGGATGGCGGAAGCCTCCGGCGCAACGACGCTCGATTTCCTCGAAGACGATATCTATGAGGAAATCATGGAAATGACCGGCGGCCGTGGCGCGGATGCCTGCATCGACGCTGTCGGGACGGAGGCGGATGCGTCCGCAAGCTGGGATTCCCGTTGGGATCGCATCAAGGTCGCCACCTTCCTTGGCACGGATCGGCCGCATGTGCTGCGGCAAGCCATTCACTGCTGCCGCAACTTCGGCACGGTTTCGATCGTCGGCGTCTATGGCGGCTTTCTCGACAAGGTGCCGATGGGTTCGGCGATCAATCGCGGCCTGACCTTCCGCATGGCGCAGACGCCGGTGCAGCGCTACCTGCCGCAACTGATGGAACGCATCGTAGAGGGTCAGATCGACCCCTCCTTCGTCATCACCCATAGGGGACGGCTTGAGGATGGGCCGGATCTCTACAAGACCTTCCGGGACAAGAAGGACGGCTGCATCAAAGTTGTTTTGAAGCCTTGA
- a CDS encoding sensor histidine kinase, whose product MPNSNARRAAAPRILLLEDSTLDAELICEHLEQLQPPPTVRRAVNRAEYLSALDEMEFDVILADFSLPDFDGMAALELAQQRLPQTPFIFVSGVLGEEAAIESFRRGATDYILKQRLIRLPAAVRRALAEAYEKAERRRSEQHRELLVRELSHRVKNTMAMVMSIVRRTAKNSTNVDDYVDNLMGRLRAMADAHALLFETNWKAARLEDVIQRTVAAHIRRAERIELQPGPSILLDPKAALAVSMVINELATNAVKYGALSAEDGKVSVAWSLGHEAGQEAIHLEWHEHDGPKVQAPSVTGFGTTLIQRMIGYELLGEARLSYPEEGLVCEISFPLDNARRETGPLSADLSADRVKDIGH is encoded by the coding sequence ATGCCAAACTCTAATGCTCGTCGCGCCGCGGCGCCACGCATCCTGCTGCTCGAGGACAGCACGCTCGATGCCGAACTCATCTGCGAACATCTGGAGCAGCTTCAGCCGCCGCCGACGGTGCGTCGCGCGGTCAACCGGGCGGAATATCTCTCCGCGCTCGACGAGATGGAGTTCGATGTCATCCTGGCGGATTTCTCCTTGCCGGATTTCGACGGCATGGCGGCGCTTGAACTGGCCCAGCAGCGTCTGCCGCAAACGCCTTTCATCTTCGTGTCCGGCGTCTTAGGGGAAGAGGCGGCAATCGAGAGTTTTCGTCGCGGTGCCACCGACTATATCTTGAAGCAGCGGCTGATCCGCCTGCCGGCCGCGGTCCGGCGCGCCCTTGCCGAAGCCTATGAAAAGGCCGAGCGTCGGCGTTCGGAGCAGCACCGCGAGCTGCTGGTGCGGGAACTCAGCCACCGGGTCAAGAATACAATGGCGATGGTCATGTCGATCGTGCGTCGAACGGCCAAGAATAGCACGAATGTCGATGACTATGTCGACAATCTGATGGGCCGCCTGCGCGCCATGGCCGATGCCCATGCCCTGCTGTTTGAGACCAATTGGAAGGCCGCACGCCTCGAAGATGTCATCCAGCGCACGGTCGCGGCCCATATTCGCCGCGCCGAACGGATCGAGCTGCAGCCAGGCCCCTCCATCCTGCTCGATCCGAAAGCCGCGCTTGCCGTGAGCATGGTGATCAACGAACTGGCGACCAATGCTGTCAAATACGGCGCGCTGAGCGCGGAAGACGGTAAAGTGAGCGTCGCCTGGTCCCTTGGCCACGAGGCTGGACAAGAGGCCATCCATCTGGAATGGCACGAGCATGACGGTCCGAAAGTGCAGGCGCCATCGGTGACCGGCTTCGGCACCACGCTGATCCAGCGCATGATCGGTTACGAACTTCTGGGAGAAGCGAGGCTCAGCTATCCGGAAGAGGGTCTCGTCTGCGAAATCAGCTTCCCGCTGGACAATGCCCGCCGGGAAACCGGACCTCTGTCAGCCGACCTTTCGGCAGATCGGGTTAAAGACATCGGCCACTAG
- a CDS encoding LuxR C-terminal-related transcriptional regulator translates to MLSKTVFRSADDLDQYVDLQSVPARRFIHNHPFIARLRKAVGFDHVLISGLDIEGFRFGSAQSIHTDFPPAFVDIYHQERLHLTDSFVQHAKNHLEDVVVEGEVMAEGEPNERLGYLLDTFNIKNRTLFPIRRGTIMYGSVGFTRTTPFDRDEIDFLASIAPAAHTVITRPIMERFAASSLRLSSGEMICLKLASKGLTSGQIAEESGYQVDTVNTYIKNATRKVGAANRTQAIAEAIRRHLID, encoded by the coding sequence ATGCTGTCCAAAACCGTTTTCCGCTCTGCTGACGATCTAGACCAGTATGTCGATCTTCAATCGGTTCCCGCGCGGCGTTTCATCCACAATCACCCGTTCATCGCTCGGCTGCGCAAGGCCGTCGGCTTTGATCATGTTCTGATCAGCGGGCTGGACATTGAGGGGTTTCGCTTCGGATCGGCGCAATCGATCCATACGGATTTTCCGCCGGCCTTCGTGGACATCTATCATCAGGAGCGCCTTCACCTGACGGACAGCTTCGTGCAGCATGCCAAGAACCATTTGGAGGATGTCGTCGTCGAAGGCGAGGTGATGGCGGAGGGTGAGCCGAATGAGCGTCTCGGCTATCTGCTCGACACCTTCAACATCAAGAACCGGACACTGTTCCCGATCCGCCGCGGCACTATCATGTATGGCTCGGTCGGCTTTACCCGCACCACCCCTTTCGACAGGGACGAGATCGACTTTCTGGCGTCCATCGCGCCAGCGGCTCATACGGTGATCACCCGGCCGATCATGGAGCGTTTTGCGGCCTCGTCGCTGCGCCTTTCATCCGGGGAGATGATCTGCCTGAAGCTCGCGTCGAAAGGGCTGACCAGCGGCCAGATCGCCGAAGAGAGCGGCTATCAGGTCGATACCGTGAATACCTATATCAAGAATGCGACGCGCAAGGTCGGAGCCGCCAACCGCACCCAGGCGATTGCCGAGGCCATTCGGCGGCATCTGATCGACTAG